The proteins below are encoded in one region of Lactuca sativa cultivar Salinas chromosome 3, Lsat_Salinas_v11, whole genome shotgun sequence:
- the LOC111877070 gene encoding 14 kDa proline-rich protein DC2.15, with product MASRGLATTVFLLITLNLLFFTLVTSTSCPPPPKAPKPHKHHHYKATCPKDTLKLGVCANVLNDLVHLVVGTPATTPCCSLLGGLVDLEAAVCLCTAIKANVLGINLNVPVSLSLLLNVCGKKVPKGFQCA from the coding sequence ATGGCTTCAAGGGGATTGGCAACAACTGTTTTCCTCCTCATCACCCTTAACCTTCTCTTTTTTACTCTTGTAACTTCAACCTCTTGCCCACCACCACCAAAGGCCCCAAAACCCCATAAACATCACCACTACAAAGCCACTTGTCCTAAAGACACACTCAAGCTAGGTGTGTGTGCAAACGTGCTCAATGACTTGGTTCACCTAGTCGTCGGTACACCAGCAACCACTCCATGTTGTAGCCTCCTTGGGGGCCTTGTCGATCTTGAGGCTGCAGTTTGTCTCTGCACTGCCATTAAAGCAAATGTCTTGGGTATCAACCTTAATGTGCCAGTTTCTTTGAGCTTGTTGCTTAATGTCTGTGGAAAGAAGGTGCCAAAAGGCTTTCAATGCGCATAA